The following coding sequences are from one Perognathus longimembris pacificus isolate PPM17 chromosome 13, ASM2315922v1, whole genome shotgun sequence window:
- the Tnnt3 gene encoding troponin T, fast skeletal muscle isoform X28 has translation MELQALIDSHFEARKKEEEELIALKERIEKRRAERAEQQRIRAEKERERQNRLAEEKARREEEDAKRRAEDDMKKKKALSSMGANYSSYLAKADQKRGKKQTAREMKKKILAERRKPLNIDHLSDDKLRDKAKELWDTLYQLETDKFEFGEKLKRQKYDIMTARARVEMLAKFSKKAGATAKGKVGGRWK, from the exons ATGGAGCTTCAGGCCCTCATCGACAGCCACTTCGAGgccaggaagaaggaggaggaggagctgatcGCGCTCAAGGAGAGGATC GAGAAGCGCCGCGCGGAGCGGGCCGAGCAGCAGAGGATCCGCGCCGAGAAGGAGCGGGAACGCCAGAACAGGCTGGCG GAGGAGAAGgccaggagagaggaggaggacgcCAAGAGGAGAGCCGAGGACGacatgaagaagaagaaggcccTGTCCTCCATGGGCGCCAACTACAGCAGCTACCTGGCCAAG GCTGACCAGAAGAGAGGCAAGAAGCAGACGGCCCGCGAGATGAAGAAGAAGATCCTGGCCGAGAGACGCAAGCCGCTCAACATCGACCACCTCAGTGACGACAAGCTGAG gGACAAGGCCAAGGAACTCTGGGATACGCTGTACCAACTCGAGACGGACAAGTTCGAGTTTGGGGAGAAGCTGAAGCGCCAGAAGTATGAC ATCATGACGGCCCGGGCCAGGGTGGAGATGCTGGCCAAGTT CAGCAAGAAGGCCGGCGCCACGGCCAAGGGCAAGGTCGGCGGGCGCTGGAAGTAG
- the Tnnt3 gene encoding troponin T, fast skeletal muscle isoform X10, with amino-acid sequence MSDEEVEQGEEVQEEEVQEEAPEVHEPEEVQEEEKPRPKLTAPKIPEGEKVDFDDIQKKRQNKDLMELQALIDSHFEARKKEEEELIALKERIEKRRAERAEQQRIRAEKERERQNRLAEEKARREEEDAKRRAEDDMKKKKALSSMGANYSSYLAKADQKRGKKQTAREMKKKILAERRKPLNIDHLSDDKLRDKAKELWDTLYQLETDKFEFGEKLKRQKYDIMTARARVEMLAKFSKKAGATAKGKVGGRWK; translated from the exons ATGTCTGACGAGGAAGT TGAGCAGGGTGAAG AGGTCCAGGAGGAAG AAGTCCAGGAGGAAG CCCCCGAGGTTCATGAACCAG AGGAAGTCCAGGAAG AGGAGAAGCCCAGGCCCAA ACTGACGGCTCCTAAGATCCCGGAAGGGGAGAAAGTAGACTTTGAT GACATCCAGAAGAAGCGGCAGAACAAAGACCTCATGGAGCTTCAGGCCCTCATCGACAGCCACTTCGAGgccaggaagaaggaggaggaggagctgatcGCGCTCAAGGAGAGGATC GAGAAGCGCCGCGCGGAGCGGGCCGAGCAGCAGAGGATCCGCGCCGAGAAGGAGCGGGAACGCCAGAACAGGCTGGCG GAGGAGAAGgccaggagagaggaggaggacgcCAAGAGGAGAGCCGAGGACGacatgaagaagaagaaggcccTGTCCTCCATGGGCGCCAACTACAGCAGCTACCTGGCCAAG GCTGACCAGAAGAGAGGCAAGAAGCAGACGGCCCGCGAGATGAAGAAGAAGATCCTGGCCGAGAGACGCAAGCCGCTCAACATCGACCACCTCAGTGACGACAAGCTGAG gGACAAGGCCAAGGAACTCTGGGATACGCTGTACCAACTCGAGACGGACAAGTTCGAGTTTGGGGAGAAGCTGAAGCGCCAGAAGTATGAC ATCATGACGGCCCGGGCCAGGGTGGAGATGCTGGCCAAGTT CAGCAAGAAGGCCGGCGCCACGGCCAAGGGCAAGGTCGGCGGGCGCTGGAAGTAG
- the Tnnt3 gene encoding troponin T, fast skeletal muscle isoform X20: MSDEEVEQGEEQYEEEEEVQEEEEKPRPKLTAPKIPEGEKVDFDDIQKKRQNKDLMELQALIDSHFEARKKEEEELIALKERIEKRRAERAEQQRIRAEKERERQNRLAEEKARREEEDAKRRAEDDMKKKKALSSMGANYSSYLAKADQKRGKKQTAREMKKKILAERRKPLNIDHLSDDKLRDKAKELWDTLYQLETDKFEFGEKLKRQKYDIMTARARVEMLAKFSKKAGATAKGKVGGRWK, from the exons ATGTCTGACGAGGAAGT TGAGCAGGGTGAAG AGCAGTACGAAGAGGAAG AAGAGGTCCAGGAGGAAG AGGAGAAGCCCAGGCCCAA ACTGACGGCTCCTAAGATCCCGGAAGGGGAGAAAGTAGACTTTGAT GACATCCAGAAGAAGCGGCAGAACAAAGACCTCATGGAGCTTCAGGCCCTCATCGACAGCCACTTCGAGgccaggaagaaggaggaggaggagctgatcGCGCTCAAGGAGAGGATC GAGAAGCGCCGCGCGGAGCGGGCCGAGCAGCAGAGGATCCGCGCCGAGAAGGAGCGGGAACGCCAGAACAGGCTGGCG GAGGAGAAGgccaggagagaggaggaggacgcCAAGAGGAGAGCCGAGGACGacatgaagaagaagaaggcccTGTCCTCCATGGGCGCCAACTACAGCAGCTACCTGGCCAAG GCTGACCAGAAGAGAGGCAAGAAGCAGACGGCCCGCGAGATGAAGAAGAAGATCCTGGCCGAGAGACGCAAGCCGCTCAACATCGACCACCTCAGTGACGACAAGCTGAG gGACAAGGCCAAGGAACTCTGGGATACGCTGTACCAACTCGAGACGGACAAGTTCGAGTTTGGGGAGAAGCTGAAGCGCCAGAAGTATGAC ATCATGACGGCCCGGGCCAGGGTGGAGATGCTGGCCAAGTT CAGCAAGAAGGCCGGCGCCACGGCCAAGGGCAAGGTCGGCGGGCGCTGGAAGTAG
- the Tnnt3 gene encoding troponin T, fast skeletal muscle isoform X15, with protein MSDEEVEQGEEVQEEAPEVHEPEEVQEEEKPRPKLTAPKIPEGEKVDFDDIQKKRQNKDLMELQALIDSHFEARKKEEEELIALKERIEKRRAERAEQQRIRAEKERERQNRLAEEKARREEEDAKRRAEDDMKKKKALSSMGANYSSYLAKADQKRGKKQTAREMKKKILAERRKPLNIDHLSDDKLRDKAKELWDTLYQLETDKFEFGEKLKRQKYDIMTARARVEMLAKFSKKAGATAKGKVGGRWK; from the exons ATGTCTGACGAGGAAGT TGAGCAGGGTGAAG AGGTCCAGGAGGAAG CCCCCGAGGTTCATGAACCAG AGGAAGTCCAGGAAG AGGAGAAGCCCAGGCCCAA ACTGACGGCTCCTAAGATCCCGGAAGGGGAGAAAGTAGACTTTGAT GACATCCAGAAGAAGCGGCAGAACAAAGACCTCATGGAGCTTCAGGCCCTCATCGACAGCCACTTCGAGgccaggaagaaggaggaggaggagctgatcGCGCTCAAGGAGAGGATC GAGAAGCGCCGCGCGGAGCGGGCCGAGCAGCAGAGGATCCGCGCCGAGAAGGAGCGGGAACGCCAGAACAGGCTGGCG GAGGAGAAGgccaggagagaggaggaggacgcCAAGAGGAGAGCCGAGGACGacatgaagaagaagaaggcccTGTCCTCCATGGGCGCCAACTACAGCAGCTACCTGGCCAAG GCTGACCAGAAGAGAGGCAAGAAGCAGACGGCCCGCGAGATGAAGAAGAAGATCCTGGCCGAGAGACGCAAGCCGCTCAACATCGACCACCTCAGTGACGACAAGCTGAG gGACAAGGCCAAGGAACTCTGGGATACGCTGTACCAACTCGAGACGGACAAGTTCGAGTTTGGGGAGAAGCTGAAGCGCCAGAAGTATGAC ATCATGACGGCCCGGGCCAGGGTGGAGATGCTGGCCAAGTT CAGCAAGAAGGCCGGCGCCACGGCCAAGGGCAAGGTCGGCGGGCGCTGGAAGTAG
- the Tnnt3 gene encoding troponin T, fast skeletal muscle isoform X29 codes for MELQALIDSHFEARKKEEEELIALKERIEKRRAERAEQQRIRAEKERERQNRLAEEKARREEEDAKRRAEDDMKKKKALSSMGANYSSYLAKADQKRGKKQTAREMKKKILAERRKPLNIDHLSDDKLRDKAKELWDTLYQLETDKFEFGEKLKRQKYDITTLRSRIDQAQKHSKKAGATAKGKVGGRWK; via the exons ATGGAGCTTCAGGCCCTCATCGACAGCCACTTCGAGgccaggaagaaggaggaggaggagctgatcGCGCTCAAGGAGAGGATC GAGAAGCGCCGCGCGGAGCGGGCCGAGCAGCAGAGGATCCGCGCCGAGAAGGAGCGGGAACGCCAGAACAGGCTGGCG GAGGAGAAGgccaggagagaggaggaggacgcCAAGAGGAGAGCCGAGGACGacatgaagaagaagaaggcccTGTCCTCCATGGGCGCCAACTACAGCAGCTACCTGGCCAAG GCTGACCAGAAGAGAGGCAAGAAGCAGACGGCCCGCGAGATGAAGAAGAAGATCCTGGCCGAGAGACGCAAGCCGCTCAACATCGACCACCTCAGTGACGACAAGCTGAG gGACAAGGCCAAGGAACTCTGGGATACGCTGTACCAACTCGAGACGGACAAGTTCGAGTTTGGGGAGAAGCTGAAGCGCCAGAAGTATGAC ATCACCACCCTCAGGAGTCGCATTGACCAGGCCCAGAAGCA CAGCAAGAAGGCCGGCGCCACGGCCAAGGGCAAGGTCGGCGGGCGCTGGAAGTAG
- the Tnnt3 gene encoding troponin T, fast skeletal muscle isoform X7: MSDEEVEQGEEEVQEEEVQEEAPEVHEPEEVQEEEKPRPKLTAPKIPEGEKVDFDDIQKKRQNKDLMELQALIDSHFEARKKEEEELIALKERIEKRRAERAEQQRIRAEKERERQNRLAEEKARREEEDAKRRAEDDMKKKKALSSMGANYSSYLAKADQKRGKKQTAREMKKKILAERRKPLNIDHLSDDKLRDKAKELWDTLYQLETDKFEFGEKLKRQKYDIMTARARVEMLAKFSKKAGATAKGKVGGRWK; encoded by the exons ATGTCTGACGAGGAAGT TGAGCAGGGTGAAG AAGAGGTCCAGGAGGAAG AAGTCCAGGAGGAAG CCCCCGAGGTTCATGAACCAG AGGAAGTCCAGGAAG AGGAGAAGCCCAGGCCCAA ACTGACGGCTCCTAAGATCCCGGAAGGGGAGAAAGTAGACTTTGAT GACATCCAGAAGAAGCGGCAGAACAAAGACCTCATGGAGCTTCAGGCCCTCATCGACAGCCACTTCGAGgccaggaagaaggaggaggaggagctgatcGCGCTCAAGGAGAGGATC GAGAAGCGCCGCGCGGAGCGGGCCGAGCAGCAGAGGATCCGCGCCGAGAAGGAGCGGGAACGCCAGAACAGGCTGGCG GAGGAGAAGgccaggagagaggaggaggacgcCAAGAGGAGAGCCGAGGACGacatgaagaagaagaaggcccTGTCCTCCATGGGCGCCAACTACAGCAGCTACCTGGCCAAG GCTGACCAGAAGAGAGGCAAGAAGCAGACGGCCCGCGAGATGAAGAAGAAGATCCTGGCCGAGAGACGCAAGCCGCTCAACATCGACCACCTCAGTGACGACAAGCTGAG gGACAAGGCCAAGGAACTCTGGGATACGCTGTACCAACTCGAGACGGACAAGTTCGAGTTTGGGGAGAAGCTGAAGCGCCAGAAGTATGAC ATCATGACGGCCCGGGCCAGGGTGGAGATGCTGGCCAAGTT CAGCAAGAAGGCCGGCGCCACGGCCAAGGGCAAGGTCGGCGGGCGCTGGAAGTAG
- the Tnnt3 gene encoding troponin T, fast skeletal muscle isoform X26, which translates to MSDEEVEQGEEEVQEEEEKPRPKLTAPKIPEGEKVDFDDIQKKRQNKDLMELQALIDSHFEARKKEEEELIALKERIEKRRAERAEQQRIRAEKERERQNRLAEEKARREEEDAKRRAEDDMKKKKALSSMGANYSSYLAKADQKRGKKQTAREMKKKILAERRKPLNIDHLSDDKLRDKAKELWDTLYQLETDKFEFGEKLKRQKYDIMTARARVEMLAKFSKKAGATAKGKVGGRWK; encoded by the exons ATGTCTGACGAGGAAGT TGAGCAGGGTGAAG AAGAGGTCCAGGAGGAAG AGGAGAAGCCCAGGCCCAA ACTGACGGCTCCTAAGATCCCGGAAGGGGAGAAAGTAGACTTTGAT GACATCCAGAAGAAGCGGCAGAACAAAGACCTCATGGAGCTTCAGGCCCTCATCGACAGCCACTTCGAGgccaggaagaaggaggaggaggagctgatcGCGCTCAAGGAGAGGATC GAGAAGCGCCGCGCGGAGCGGGCCGAGCAGCAGAGGATCCGCGCCGAGAAGGAGCGGGAACGCCAGAACAGGCTGGCG GAGGAGAAGgccaggagagaggaggaggacgcCAAGAGGAGAGCCGAGGACGacatgaagaagaagaaggcccTGTCCTCCATGGGCGCCAACTACAGCAGCTACCTGGCCAAG GCTGACCAGAAGAGAGGCAAGAAGCAGACGGCCCGCGAGATGAAGAAGAAGATCCTGGCCGAGAGACGCAAGCCGCTCAACATCGACCACCTCAGTGACGACAAGCTGAG gGACAAGGCCAAGGAACTCTGGGATACGCTGTACCAACTCGAGACGGACAAGTTCGAGTTTGGGGAGAAGCTGAAGCGCCAGAAGTATGAC ATCATGACGGCCCGGGCCAGGGTGGAGATGCTGGCCAAGTT CAGCAAGAAGGCCGGCGCCACGGCCAAGGGCAAGGTCGGCGGGCGCTGGAAGTAG
- the Tnnt3 gene encoding troponin T, fast skeletal muscle isoform X11 translates to MSDEEVEQGEEQYEEEEEVQEEAPEVHEPEEKPRPKLTAPKIPEGEKVDFDDIQKKRQNKDLMELQALIDSHFEARKKEEEELIALKERIEKRRAERAEQQRIRAEKERERQNRLAEEKARREEEDAKRRAEDDMKKKKALSSMGANYSSYLAKADQKRGKKQTAREMKKKILAERRKPLNIDHLSDDKLRDKAKELWDTLYQLETDKFEFGEKLKRQKYDIMTARARVEMLAKFSKKAGATAKGKVGGRWK, encoded by the exons ATGTCTGACGAGGAAGT TGAGCAGGGTGAAG AGCAGTACGAAGAGGAAG AAGAGGTCCAGGAGGAAG CCCCCGAGGTTCATGAACCAG AGGAGAAGCCCAGGCCCAA ACTGACGGCTCCTAAGATCCCGGAAGGGGAGAAAGTAGACTTTGAT GACATCCAGAAGAAGCGGCAGAACAAAGACCTCATGGAGCTTCAGGCCCTCATCGACAGCCACTTCGAGgccaggaagaaggaggaggaggagctgatcGCGCTCAAGGAGAGGATC GAGAAGCGCCGCGCGGAGCGGGCCGAGCAGCAGAGGATCCGCGCCGAGAAGGAGCGGGAACGCCAGAACAGGCTGGCG GAGGAGAAGgccaggagagaggaggaggacgcCAAGAGGAGAGCCGAGGACGacatgaagaagaagaaggcccTGTCCTCCATGGGCGCCAACTACAGCAGCTACCTGGCCAAG GCTGACCAGAAGAGAGGCAAGAAGCAGACGGCCCGCGAGATGAAGAAGAAGATCCTGGCCGAGAGACGCAAGCCGCTCAACATCGACCACCTCAGTGACGACAAGCTGAG gGACAAGGCCAAGGAACTCTGGGATACGCTGTACCAACTCGAGACGGACAAGTTCGAGTTTGGGGAGAAGCTGAAGCGCCAGAAGTATGAC ATCATGACGGCCCGGGCCAGGGTGGAGATGCTGGCCAAGTT CAGCAAGAAGGCCGGCGCCACGGCCAAGGGCAAGGTCGGCGGGCGCTGGAAGTAG
- the Tnnt3 gene encoding troponin T, fast skeletal muscle isoform X19 has translation MSDEEVEQGEEEVQEEAPEVHEPEEKPRPKLTAPKIPEGEKVDFDDIQKKRQNKDLMELQALIDSHFEARKKEEEELIALKERIEKRRAERAEQQRIRAEKERERQNRLAEEKARREEEDAKRRAEDDMKKKKALSSMGANYSSYLAKADQKRGKKQTAREMKKKILAERRKPLNIDHLSDDKLRDKAKELWDTLYQLETDKFEFGEKLKRQKYDIMTARARVEMLAKFSKKAGATAKGKVGGRWK, from the exons ATGTCTGACGAGGAAGT TGAGCAGGGTGAAG AAGAGGTCCAGGAGGAAG CCCCCGAGGTTCATGAACCAG AGGAGAAGCCCAGGCCCAA ACTGACGGCTCCTAAGATCCCGGAAGGGGAGAAAGTAGACTTTGAT GACATCCAGAAGAAGCGGCAGAACAAAGACCTCATGGAGCTTCAGGCCCTCATCGACAGCCACTTCGAGgccaggaagaaggaggaggaggagctgatcGCGCTCAAGGAGAGGATC GAGAAGCGCCGCGCGGAGCGGGCCGAGCAGCAGAGGATCCGCGCCGAGAAGGAGCGGGAACGCCAGAACAGGCTGGCG GAGGAGAAGgccaggagagaggaggaggacgcCAAGAGGAGAGCCGAGGACGacatgaagaagaagaaggcccTGTCCTCCATGGGCGCCAACTACAGCAGCTACCTGGCCAAG GCTGACCAGAAGAGAGGCAAGAAGCAGACGGCCCGCGAGATGAAGAAGAAGATCCTGGCCGAGAGACGCAAGCCGCTCAACATCGACCACCTCAGTGACGACAAGCTGAG gGACAAGGCCAAGGAACTCTGGGATACGCTGTACCAACTCGAGACGGACAAGTTCGAGTTTGGGGAGAAGCTGAAGCGCCAGAAGTATGAC ATCATGACGGCCCGGGCCAGGGTGGAGATGCTGGCCAAGTT CAGCAAGAAGGCCGGCGCCACGGCCAAGGGCAAGGTCGGCGGGCGCTGGAAGTAG
- the Tnnt3 gene encoding troponin T, fast skeletal muscle isoform X16: protein MSDEEVEQGEEVQEEEVQEEAPEVHEPEEKPRPKLTAPKIPEGEKVDFDDIQKKRQNKDLMELQALIDSHFEARKKEEEELIALKERIEKRRAERAEQQRIRAEKERERQNRLAEEKARREEEDAKRRAEDDMKKKKALSSMGANYSSYLAKADQKRGKKQTAREMKKKILAERRKPLNIDHLSDDKLRDKAKELWDTLYQLETDKFEFGEKLKRQKYDIMTARARVEMLAKFSKKAGATAKGKVGGRWK, encoded by the exons ATGTCTGACGAGGAAGT TGAGCAGGGTGAAG AGGTCCAGGAGGAAG AAGTCCAGGAGGAAG CCCCCGAGGTTCATGAACCAG AGGAGAAGCCCAGGCCCAA ACTGACGGCTCCTAAGATCCCGGAAGGGGAGAAAGTAGACTTTGAT GACATCCAGAAGAAGCGGCAGAACAAAGACCTCATGGAGCTTCAGGCCCTCATCGACAGCCACTTCGAGgccaggaagaaggaggaggaggagctgatcGCGCTCAAGGAGAGGATC GAGAAGCGCCGCGCGGAGCGGGCCGAGCAGCAGAGGATCCGCGCCGAGAAGGAGCGGGAACGCCAGAACAGGCTGGCG GAGGAGAAGgccaggagagaggaggaggacgcCAAGAGGAGAGCCGAGGACGacatgaagaagaagaaggcccTGTCCTCCATGGGCGCCAACTACAGCAGCTACCTGGCCAAG GCTGACCAGAAGAGAGGCAAGAAGCAGACGGCCCGCGAGATGAAGAAGAAGATCCTGGCCGAGAGACGCAAGCCGCTCAACATCGACCACCTCAGTGACGACAAGCTGAG gGACAAGGCCAAGGAACTCTGGGATACGCTGTACCAACTCGAGACGGACAAGTTCGAGTTTGGGGAGAAGCTGAAGCGCCAGAAGTATGAC ATCATGACGGCCCGGGCCAGGGTGGAGATGCTGGCCAAGTT CAGCAAGAAGGCCGGCGCCACGGCCAAGGGCAAGGTCGGCGGGCGCTGGAAGTAG
- the Tnnt3 gene encoding troponin T, fast skeletal muscle isoform X23: MSDEEVEQGEEEVQEEEEVQEEEKPRPKLTAPKIPEGEKVDFDDIQKKRQNKDLMELQALIDSHFEARKKEEEELIALKERIEKRRAERAEQQRIRAEKERERQNRLAEEKARREEEDAKRRAEDDMKKKKALSSMGANYSSYLAKADQKRGKKQTAREMKKKILAERRKPLNIDHLSDDKLRDKAKELWDTLYQLETDKFEFGEKLKRQKYDIMTARARVEMLAKFSKKAGATAKGKVGGRWK; encoded by the exons ATGTCTGACGAGGAAGT TGAGCAGGGTGAAG AAGAGGTCCAGGAGGAAG AGGAAGTCCAGGAAG AGGAGAAGCCCAGGCCCAA ACTGACGGCTCCTAAGATCCCGGAAGGGGAGAAAGTAGACTTTGAT GACATCCAGAAGAAGCGGCAGAACAAAGACCTCATGGAGCTTCAGGCCCTCATCGACAGCCACTTCGAGgccaggaagaaggaggaggaggagctgatcGCGCTCAAGGAGAGGATC GAGAAGCGCCGCGCGGAGCGGGCCGAGCAGCAGAGGATCCGCGCCGAGAAGGAGCGGGAACGCCAGAACAGGCTGGCG GAGGAGAAGgccaggagagaggaggaggacgcCAAGAGGAGAGCCGAGGACGacatgaagaagaagaaggcccTGTCCTCCATGGGCGCCAACTACAGCAGCTACCTGGCCAAG GCTGACCAGAAGAGAGGCAAGAAGCAGACGGCCCGCGAGATGAAGAAGAAGATCCTGGCCGAGAGACGCAAGCCGCTCAACATCGACCACCTCAGTGACGACAAGCTGAG gGACAAGGCCAAGGAACTCTGGGATACGCTGTACCAACTCGAGACGGACAAGTTCGAGTTTGGGGAGAAGCTGAAGCGCCAGAAGTATGAC ATCATGACGGCCCGGGCCAGGGTGGAGATGCTGGCCAAGTT CAGCAAGAAGGCCGGCGCCACGGCCAAGGGCAAGGTCGGCGGGCGCTGGAAGTAG
- the Tnnt3 gene encoding troponin T, fast skeletal muscle isoform X21 has product MSDEEVEQGEEQYEEEEEVQEEEEKPRPKLTAPKIPEGEKVDFDDIQKKRQNKDLMELQALIDSHFEARKKEEEELIALKERIEKRRAERAEQQRIRAEKERERQNRLAEEKARREEEDAKRRAEDDMKKKKALSSMGANYSSYLAKADQKRGKKQTAREMKKKILAERRKPLNIDHLSDDKLRDKAKELWDTLYQLETDKFEFGEKLKRQKYDITTLRSRIDQAQKHSKKAGATAKGKVGGRWK; this is encoded by the exons ATGTCTGACGAGGAAGT TGAGCAGGGTGAAG AGCAGTACGAAGAGGAAG AAGAGGTCCAGGAGGAAG AGGAGAAGCCCAGGCCCAA ACTGACGGCTCCTAAGATCCCGGAAGGGGAGAAAGTAGACTTTGAT GACATCCAGAAGAAGCGGCAGAACAAAGACCTCATGGAGCTTCAGGCCCTCATCGACAGCCACTTCGAGgccaggaagaaggaggaggaggagctgatcGCGCTCAAGGAGAGGATC GAGAAGCGCCGCGCGGAGCGGGCCGAGCAGCAGAGGATCCGCGCCGAGAAGGAGCGGGAACGCCAGAACAGGCTGGCG GAGGAGAAGgccaggagagaggaggaggacgcCAAGAGGAGAGCCGAGGACGacatgaagaagaagaaggcccTGTCCTCCATGGGCGCCAACTACAGCAGCTACCTGGCCAAG GCTGACCAGAAGAGAGGCAAGAAGCAGACGGCCCGCGAGATGAAGAAGAAGATCCTGGCCGAGAGACGCAAGCCGCTCAACATCGACCACCTCAGTGACGACAAGCTGAG gGACAAGGCCAAGGAACTCTGGGATACGCTGTACCAACTCGAGACGGACAAGTTCGAGTTTGGGGAGAAGCTGAAGCGCCAGAAGTATGAC ATCACCACCCTCAGGAGTCGCATTGACCAGGCCCAGAAGCA CAGCAAGAAGGCCGGCGCCACGGCCAAGGGCAAGGTCGGCGGGCGCTGGAAGTAG
- the Tnnt3 gene encoding troponin T, fast skeletal muscle isoform X22 produces the protein MSDEEVEQGEEVQEEAPEVHEPEEKPRPKLTAPKIPEGEKVDFDDIQKKRQNKDLMELQALIDSHFEARKKEEEELIALKERIEKRRAERAEQQRIRAEKERERQNRLAEEKARREEEDAKRRAEDDMKKKKALSSMGANYSSYLAKADQKRGKKQTAREMKKKILAERRKPLNIDHLSDDKLRDKAKELWDTLYQLETDKFEFGEKLKRQKYDIMTARARVEMLAKFSKKAGATAKGKVGGRWK, from the exons ATGTCTGACGAGGAAGT TGAGCAGGGTGAAG AGGTCCAGGAGGAAG CCCCCGAGGTTCATGAACCAG AGGAGAAGCCCAGGCCCAA ACTGACGGCTCCTAAGATCCCGGAAGGGGAGAAAGTAGACTTTGAT GACATCCAGAAGAAGCGGCAGAACAAAGACCTCATGGAGCTTCAGGCCCTCATCGACAGCCACTTCGAGgccaggaagaaggaggaggaggagctgatcGCGCTCAAGGAGAGGATC GAGAAGCGCCGCGCGGAGCGGGCCGAGCAGCAGAGGATCCGCGCCGAGAAGGAGCGGGAACGCCAGAACAGGCTGGCG GAGGAGAAGgccaggagagaggaggaggacgcCAAGAGGAGAGCCGAGGACGacatgaagaagaagaaggcccTGTCCTCCATGGGCGCCAACTACAGCAGCTACCTGGCCAAG GCTGACCAGAAGAGAGGCAAGAAGCAGACGGCCCGCGAGATGAAGAAGAAGATCCTGGCCGAGAGACGCAAGCCGCTCAACATCGACCACCTCAGTGACGACAAGCTGAG gGACAAGGCCAAGGAACTCTGGGATACGCTGTACCAACTCGAGACGGACAAGTTCGAGTTTGGGGAGAAGCTGAAGCGCCAGAAGTATGAC ATCATGACGGCCCGGGCCAGGGTGGAGATGCTGGCCAAGTT CAGCAAGAAGGCCGGCGCCACGGCCAAGGGCAAGGTCGGCGGGCGCTGGAAGTAG
- the Tnnt3 gene encoding troponin T, fast skeletal muscle isoform X12: protein MSDEEVEQGEEEVQEEAPEVHEPEEVQEEEKPRPKLTAPKIPEGEKVDFDDIQKKRQNKDLMELQALIDSHFEARKKEEEELIALKERIEKRRAERAEQQRIRAEKERERQNRLAEEKARREEEDAKRRAEDDMKKKKALSSMGANYSSYLAKADQKRGKKQTAREMKKKILAERRKPLNIDHLSDDKLRDKAKELWDTLYQLETDKFEFGEKLKRQKYDIMTARARVEMLAKFSKKAGATAKGKVGGRWK from the exons ATGTCTGACGAGGAAGT TGAGCAGGGTGAAG AAGAGGTCCAGGAGGAAG CCCCCGAGGTTCATGAACCAG AGGAAGTCCAGGAAG AGGAGAAGCCCAGGCCCAA ACTGACGGCTCCTAAGATCCCGGAAGGGGAGAAAGTAGACTTTGAT GACATCCAGAAGAAGCGGCAGAACAAAGACCTCATGGAGCTTCAGGCCCTCATCGACAGCCACTTCGAGgccaggaagaaggaggaggaggagctgatcGCGCTCAAGGAGAGGATC GAGAAGCGCCGCGCGGAGCGGGCCGAGCAGCAGAGGATCCGCGCCGAGAAGGAGCGGGAACGCCAGAACAGGCTGGCG GAGGAGAAGgccaggagagaggaggaggacgcCAAGAGGAGAGCCGAGGACGacatgaagaagaagaaggcccTGTCCTCCATGGGCGCCAACTACAGCAGCTACCTGGCCAAG GCTGACCAGAAGAGAGGCAAGAAGCAGACGGCCCGCGAGATGAAGAAGAAGATCCTGGCCGAGAGACGCAAGCCGCTCAACATCGACCACCTCAGTGACGACAAGCTGAG gGACAAGGCCAAGGAACTCTGGGATACGCTGTACCAACTCGAGACGGACAAGTTCGAGTTTGGGGAGAAGCTGAAGCGCCAGAAGTATGAC ATCATGACGGCCCGGGCCAGGGTGGAGATGCTGGCCAAGTT CAGCAAGAAGGCCGGCGCCACGGCCAAGGGCAAGGTCGGCGGGCGCTGGAAGTAG